From the genome of Arcobacter sp. F2176, one region includes:
- the rseP gene encoding RIP metalloprotease RseP — translation MGTITFLLVLSFLVFFHELGHFLAARYFGIKVEVFSIGFGKKLYSKQWMGTSWQFALIPLGGYVKMKGQDDTKPGLVEAGNDSYNNKKPWQRIIILFAGPFANFILAAILYFAIAIIGANALSPTIGQVVANSPAAKAGLKVNDEILRINNTDVKQWNEVGKYIVQSKGALQFYIKRDGAVITRIINPHISDSENIFKEKIKKRMIGIAPAPKVVKLDLSPIEALGFAYDSTVESSKMIFKGVQKLIQGVIPSSEVGGVITIGKVISDASQSSIIALLTITALISVNLGVLNLLPIPALDGGHIMFNLYEIIARRKPSDKVFMYLTVVGWVILGSLMLLGIYNDISRLLK, via the coding sequence GTGGGTACTATAACTTTTTTACTTGTTCTTTCATTTTTGGTATTTTTCCATGAATTAGGACACTTTTTGGCAGCACGATACTTTGGAATAAAAGTTGAAGTATTCTCAATAGGTTTTGGAAAAAAACTTTATTCTAAACAGTGGATGGGAACATCTTGGCAATTTGCATTAATACCACTTGGTGGTTATGTAAAAATGAAAGGTCAAGATGATACTAAACCAGGACTTGTAGAAGCTGGAAATGATTCATACAATAACAAAAAACCTTGGCAAAGAATAATAATACTTTTTGCTGGTCCATTTGCTAACTTTATTCTTGCAGCTATTTTATATTTTGCAATTGCAATTATTGGAGCAAATGCTTTAAGTCCAACAATTGGTCAAGTTGTAGCTAATTCACCTGCTGCAAAAGCTGGATTAAAAGTAAATGATGAAATTTTAAGAATAAATAATACAGATGTAAAACAGTGGAATGAAGTTGGAAAATATATTGTACAGTCAAAAGGTGCTCTTCAATTTTATATTAAAAGAGATGGTGCAGTTATTACAAGAATCATAAACCCACATATAAGTGATAGTGAAAATATATTTAAAGAAAAAATCAAAAAAAGAATGATAGGTATTGCCCCTGCACCTAAAGTAGTGAAATTAGATTTATCACCAATTGAAGCACTAGGTTTTGCCTATGACTCAACAGTAGAGTCATCAAAAATGATTTTTAAAGGTGTTCAAAAACTAATCCAAGGTGTAATTCCAAGTAGTGAAGTTGGTGGAGTAATAACAATAGGAAAAGTAATCTCAGATGCAAGTCAATCAAGTATCATTGCATTATTAACAATTACAGCTCTTATCTCAGTGAATTTAGGAGTTTTAAACCTTCTTCCAATACCAGCCCTTGATGGTGGACATATTATGTTTAACCTTTATGAAATAATAGCAAGAAGAAAACCAAGTGATAAAGTGTTTATGTACTTGACAGTTGTAGGATGGGTAATTCTTGGTTCACTTATGCTTTTGGGTATTTATAACGATATCTCTAGATTATTAAAGTAG
- a CDS encoding YkgJ family cysteine cluster protein — protein sequence MNEIIKQDDFPYGFNPKACDTCAGNCCIGESGYIWINKTEQEDLAKLLNIEVDELVYKFLRKVGYKYTINEKRLAENNYACVFFDLEKRQCSVYEARPKQCRTFPFWDYFKTRINEVKEECPAIKDI from the coding sequence ATGAATGAAATAATAAAACAAGATGATTTTCCCTATGGTTTTAATCCAAAAGCTTGTGATACTTGCGCAGGAAACTGTTGCATAGGTGAGAGCGGTTATATTTGGATAAATAAAACCGAACAAGAAGATTTGGCAAAACTTTTAAATATAGAAGTAGATGAGTTAGTATATAAGTTTTTAAGAAAAGTAGGGTATAAGTATACAATCAATGAAAAAAGATTGGCTGAAAATAATTATGCTTGTGTCTTTTTTGATTTGGAAAAAAGACAGTGTTCTGTGTATGAAGCAAGACCAAAACAGTGTAGAACTTTCCCTTTTTGGGATTATTTTAAAACAAGAATTAATGAGGTAAAAGAAGAGTGTCCAGCTATAAAAGATATTTAA
- a CDS encoding enoyl-ACP reductase yields MSSEMKGKTLVISGGTKGIGKECVYKFASNGINVAFTYNSNQQFAEDICKDVEEKYGVKCKAYPFNILEPEKYKELFLEIDKDFDRVDFFISNAMIYGRAVVGGYGKFMKLKPRGLNNIYTATVNAFVCGAQQAAKRMQQIGGGAIVSLSSTGNLVYIENYAGHGTNKAAVEAMVRYAANELGEYGIRVNAVSGGPIDTDALKAFTNYEEVKAKTAEYSPLNRIGQPEDLAQSCYFLCTNDASWITGHTLIVDGGTTFR; encoded by the coding sequence ATGAGTAGTGAGATGAAGGGAAAAACATTAGTAATTTCTGGTGGAACAAAAGGTATTGGTAAAGAGTGTGTTTATAAGTTTGCAAGTAATGGTATCAATGTTGCTTTTACATATAATTCAAATCAACAATTTGCAGAAGATATTTGTAAAGATGTTGAAGAAAAATATGGTGTAAAATGTAAAGCATATCCTTTTAATATCTTAGAACCAGAAAAATATAAAGAACTATTTTTAGAAATCGACAAAGATTTTGATAGAGTTGATTTCTTTATCTCAAATGCTATGATTTATGGACGAGCAGTTGTTGGTGGATATGGTAAATTTATGAAACTAAAACCAAGAGGATTAAATAATATCTATACAGCAACAGTAAATGCCTTTGTTTGTGGTGCACAACAAGCTGCAAAAAGAATGCAACAAATTGGTGGTGGAGCAATTGTTAGTTTAAGTAGTACAGGAAACTTAGTATATATCGAAAACTATGCAGGTCATGGTACAAATAAAGCAGCAGTTGAAGCTATGGTTAGATATGCTGCAAATGAACTTGGTGAATATGGTATTAGAGTAAATGCAGTTTCTGGTGGTCCAATTGATACAGATGCACTTAAAGCATTTACAAACTATGAAGAAGTAAAAGCAAAAACTGCTGAATACTCTCCACTAAATAGAATTGGTCAACCAGAAGATTTAGCACAATCATGTTATTTCTTATGTACTAATGATGCATCATGGATTACAGGTCATACTCTAATCGTAGATGGTGGGACAACTTTTAGATAA
- a CDS encoding 4Fe-4S dicluster domain-containing protein, whose amino-acid sequence MTSMETPLNTPVWIDAKRCKACDLCASVCPAGVLAMTYDSTSTLGSKVRIISKESCIGCGDCEYACPDFAISVATKHEYKFAKLTEESKQRARILKENNYRIKD is encoded by the coding sequence ATGACTTCAATGGAAACTCCACTTAATACACCAGTTTGGATTGATGCAAAAAGGTGTAAGGCGTGTGACCTCTGTGCTTCTGTTTGTCCAGCAGGCGTTCTTGCTATGACATATGATTCTACTTCGACACTTGGTTCAAAGGTTAGAATCATATCAAAAGAGTCATGTATTGGATGCGGTGATTGTGAATATGCTTGTCCTGATTTTGCAATAAGTGTAGCTACTAAACATGAGTACAAGTTTGCCAAACTAACAGAAGAATCAAAACAACGAGCTAGAATACTAAAAGAAAACAATTACAGAATCAAGGATTAA
- the trpC gene encoding indole-3-glycerol phosphate synthase TrpC, giving the protein MILDEINKRTLEDVQRRKKEIPLELLGRSLSSNPYAPRDVKPYLTSTKEEPIRIIAEVKKASPSKGVIKEDFDPVFIAQEYSKNGANAISVLTEPHYFQGNLEYLTQIRRYVPTPLLRKDFILDKYQIVEALVYGADFILLIAKSLSTKDLKELYEYALHLGLEVLVEVHDKEDLTKAMKCGAHIVGINHRNLETMEMDMSLCEKLIPMIPNGKIIVAESGVSSTEIIKNLSEIGADAFLIGEHFMRVPSIEEELKKFKNSLN; this is encoded by the coding sequence ATGATTTTAGATGAGATAAATAAGAGAACTTTAGAAGATGTACAAAGAAGGAAAAAAGAGATACCTTTAGAATTATTAGGAAGAAGTTTAAGTTCTAATCCATATGCTCCAAGAGATGTAAAACCATATCTTACATCAACTAAAGAAGAACCAATTAGAATCATTGCTGAAGTTAAAAAAGCAAGTCCTAGTAAGGGAGTTATTAAAGAAGACTTTGATCCAGTATTTATTGCTCAAGAGTATTCAAAAAATGGAGCAAATGCTATTTCTGTTTTAACTGAACCTCACTATTTCCAAGGAAATTTAGAGTACCTAACACAAATAAGAAGATATGTTCCAACACCACTTCTTAGAAAAGATTTTATTTTAGATAAGTATCAAATCGTGGAAGCTTTAGTTTATGGCGCAGATTTTATACTTCTTATTGCAAAAAGTTTATCTACTAAAGATTTAAAAGAGTTATATGAATACGCACTTCACTTAGGACTAGAAGTATTAGTTGAAGTTCATGATAAAGAAGATTTAACAAAAGCTATGAAATGTGGAGCACATATTGTAGGAATAAATCATAGAAATCTTGAAACGATGGAGATGGATATGAGTCTTTGTGAAAAACTAATACCTATGATTCCAAATGGAAAAATTATCGTTGCAGAAAGTGGAGTAAGTAGTACTGAAATAATAAAAAATCTAAGCGAAATAGGTGCAGATGCTTTTCTAATAGGTGAACATTTTATGAGAGTTCCAAGTATAGAAGAAGAGTTGAAAAAGTTTAAAAACTCACTAAACTAA
- a CDS encoding ZIP family metal transporter → MIYEIILFSLLAGSTVFIGGLISYYFENRVHNKELKELIIHYLIAFSTGIMLSAISFVLVPDGMLELPVLLSTSLFILGGLSFFFFDKLIEKNRYKIPQVIAMLLDFIPESIALGAVFVYNHKVGVLLSIFIALQNLPESFNSYTELKKLKHSSYKALFILFILSFVGLIFSLLGYVFLEDKILITSSLMLFSAGGIMYIIFQDIAPLLQYKKRKLIAIGVNFGFIIGMLGESII, encoded by the coding sequence ATGATTTATGAAATTATTCTATTTTCTCTATTAGCTGGTTCTACAGTTTTTATTGGTGGTTTGATTTCATACTATTTTGAAAATAGAGTACATAATAAAGAGCTAAAAGAGCTTATTATTCACTACTTAATAGCTTTTTCAACAGGAATAATGCTTTCTGCCATCTCTTTTGTTTTAGTCCCTGATGGGATGTTAGAATTGCCTGTTTTATTAAGTACTTCACTTTTTATTTTAGGTGGACTTTCTTTTTTCTTTTTTGATAAGTTAATTGAAAAGAACAGATATAAAATACCACAAGTAATAGCTATGTTATTGGATTTTATTCCAGAATCTATAGCTTTAGGTGCTGTATTTGTTTATAACCATAAAGTTGGAGTTTTACTCTCTATTTTTATAGCCTTACAAAACTTACCAGAATCATTTAATTCATATACTGAGCTAAAAAAACTAAAACACTCATCTTATAAAGCACTTTTTATACTATTTATTTTAAGTTTTGTTGGACTCATCTTTTCCCTATTAGGTTATGTATTTTTAGAAGATAAGATTTTGATTACTTCTTCTTTGATGCTTTTTTCAGCGGGTGGAATTATGTATATTATCTTTCAAGATATTGCACCATTATTGCAATATAAAAAAAGAAAATTAATTGCTATTGGTGTAAACTTTGGATTTATAATTGGCATGTTAGGTGAATCTATAATATAA
- the pgsA gene encoding CDP-diacylglycerol--glycerol-3-phosphate 3-phosphatidyltransferase, with translation MTKKLNLPNALALLRIALAPLMLWFLVDRDSAIFSTWHPSWLDYFAGLIFVIASVTDFFDGYIARSWNQITKLGGILDPLADKMLMLSGFIGLVAINRASAWAIFLILSREFFITGLRVVAIGEGKDVASTMAGKIKTVVQMIAIGFLIMNWPFGTELLWFAVILTLYSGYEYIRDYFKN, from the coding sequence ATGACAAAAAAATTAAATCTGCCTAATGCCTTAGCACTTTTAAGAATAGCATTAGCACCATTAATGTTATGGTTTTTAGTTGATAGGGATAGTGCCATTTTTTCTACTTGGCATCCCTCTTGGCTAGATTATTTTGCTGGACTTATTTTTGTGATAGCTTCAGTTACTGACTTTTTTGATGGATATATAGCAAGATCTTGGAATCAAATAACAAAACTTGGTGGTATATTAGATCCACTTGCAGATAAAATGCTTATGCTTTCAGGTTTCATAGGACTTGTAGCTATAAATAGAGCAAGTGCCTGGGCTATATTTTTAATACTTTCAAGGGAATTCTTTATAACAGGACTTAGAGTTGTTGCAATTGGTGAAGGTAAAGATGTAGCTTCAACAATGGCAGGAAAAATAAAAACTGTAGTTCAAATGATAGCTATTGGTTTTTTAATTATGAATTGGCCTTTTGGAACTGAATTACTTTGGTTTGCAGTTATATTAACACTATATTCAGGATATGAATATATAAGAGACTATTTTAAAAACTAA
- a CDS encoding YggS family pyridoxal phosphate-dependent enzyme encodes MLTKQLAVENLDKLIERVEAARLQVSHHHIVKIIAISKYSLSEEVATLYDAGQRAYGENKVQDLKDKMEKLEELPLEWHFVGRLQKNKINNLIDLNPTLIQSIDSLELAIELNKKLEAKNKKINALLQINSAYEESKAGVMPEEAIEVYKNIIDTCANINLKGVMSIGAHVEEEEIVKKSFETTKKIFDELAPFGAKYCSMGMSGDFELAIACGSNMIRVGSSLFK; translated from the coding sequence ATGTTAACAAAACAGTTAGCTGTAGAAAATTTAGACAAATTAATAGAAAGAGTTGAAGCTGCAAGACTTCAAGTCTCTCATCATCATATAGTAAAAATCATAGCTATTAGTAAATATAGCCTATCAGAAGAAGTAGCAACTTTATATGATGCAGGTCAAAGAGCTTATGGTGAGAACAAAGTACAAGATTTAAAAGACAAAATGGAAAAACTTGAGGAGTTACCATTAGAATGGCATTTTGTGGGAAGACTTCAAAAAAATAAAATCAATAATTTGATTGATTTAAATCCAACATTGATTCAATCAATTGACTCTTTAGAATTAGCAATTGAACTTAACAAAAAATTAGAAGCAAAAAATAAAAAAATAAATGCCCTACTTCAAATAAACTCAGCTTATGAAGAATCAAAAGCTGGCGTTATGCCAGAAGAGGCAATTGAAGTTTATAAAAATATAATTGATACATGTGCAAATATAAATCTAAAAGGTGTAATGAGTATCGGAGCTCATGTTGAAGAAGAAGAAATTGTAAAAAAATCTTTTGAAACAACTAAGAAAATCTTTGATGAGTTAGCACCATTTGGAGCAAAATATTGTTCTATGGGGATGAGTGGGGATTTTGAATTAGCTATTGCATGTGGTTCAAATATGATTCGAGTAGGTTCAAGTCTATTTAAATAG
- a CDS encoding tRNA1(Val) (adenine(37)-N6)-methyltransferase gives MLLYQPQDGYCYNSDTHFLHHFINTNLKIFKNIKGELLDIGSGSGILGLLVARDNPRLNLNQCEVQDKFQELTKINSKNNKIESRIYKGKYQDISFDKTFDICVSNPPFYHTNVVKTENENIKIARYNDSMPLVDFISKTSKVLNQNGKFFFCYDVKQLNDIMHLLNEYKLNIESMQFVHPKLGKDATLVLIYARKNSKSLMRILSPLIVFDEKDFTKEVQDIYKVSSTHSIKVDI, from the coding sequence TTGCTTCTATATCAACCACAAGATGGCTATTGTTACAATAGTGATACTCACTTTTTACATCATTTTATAAATACAAATTTAAAAATCTTTAAAAACATAAAAGGTGAACTCTTAGACATAGGAAGTGGAAGTGGGATATTGGGACTTTTAGTTGCAAGAGATAATCCAAGATTAAATTTAAATCAATGCGAAGTTCAGGATAAATTTCAAGAATTGACAAAGATAAATTCTAAAAACAATAAAATAGAATCAAGAATATACAAAGGAAAATATCAAGATATTAGTTTTGATAAAACTTTTGATATTTGTGTTTCAAATCCACCTTTTTATCATACAAATGTTGTAAAAACAGAAAATGAAAATATAAAAATAGCAAGATATAATGACTCTATGCCTTTGGTTGATTTTATATCAAAAACTTCAAAAGTATTAAATCAAAACGGTAAGTTTTTCTTCTGTTATGATGTTAAGCAGTTAAATGATATTATGCACCTTTTAAATGAGTATAAGTTAAATATCGAGTCGATGCAGTTTGTGCATCCAAAGCTTGGAAAAGATGCTACTTTAGTATTGATTTATGCAAGAAAAAATTCAAAATCTTTGATGCGAATATTAAGTCCGCTTATTGTATTTGATGAAAAAGATTTTACTAAAGAGGTTCAAGATATTTATAAAGTATCTTCAACACACAGTATAAAAGTTGATATATGA